Proteins encoded in a region of the Photobacterium profundum SS9 genome:
- the menE gene encoding o-succinylbenzoate--CoA ligase — protein MAEVTQYFATWPWQHWAEERPSAVALSFGAQCVDGECIGEQRFSWAEMSHRVDEYAQGLIEQGVKRDQMIAVVAPNSIQVIWLILATLRIGARYVGLNPKNTEIELNEQLARLKNDYIWYPARTVHQFTTGKRLHLLQPEQPRIVPVTWQQTRAATLTLTSGSTGVPKAAVHTAENHLASAEGLLEVMDFGSDDSWLLSLPLFHISGLAILWRWLYRGAKLVVTEPACFEHSLTMVTHASLVPTQLQRLLASKHGKGSGTLVLKQVLLGGAAIPASLTDAAECIGISCWCGYGMTEMGSTVTAKKADASGGVGTVLGNRNFMIKDGEVYVQGASLCLGYYRNKMIFPACDGEWFATRDLGEWRGNELHILGRADNMFISGGENIQPEDVEKVLMTHASVRQAFVLPMDDAEFGQRPIAIVDTDSVLSNDVIASLEIHMTDNIVSFKRPIRYLALPKELATSGIKVSRKQLSEWLAQQS, from the coding sequence ATGGCAGAAGTAACTCAATACTTCGCCACATGGCCTTGGCAACATTGGGCAGAGGAGCGACCGTCAGCGGTCGCTCTTTCTTTTGGTGCGCAATGTGTCGACGGTGAATGTATTGGCGAGCAACGATTCAGCTGGGCGGAAATGAGCCATCGCGTTGATGAGTATGCACAAGGCTTAATTGAACAAGGTGTCAAACGCGATCAAATGATCGCGGTTGTTGCACCTAATTCGATTCAGGTTATATGGCTTATTTTAGCAACGTTACGCATTGGTGCCCGTTATGTTGGGTTAAATCCGAAAAATACAGAAATAGAGCTAAATGAACAACTAGCTCGATTAAAGAATGACTACATTTGGTATCCAGCACGTACCGTTCATCAATTCACAACTGGAAAACGCCTGCATTTGTTGCAGCCAGAACAACCTCGTATTGTGCCTGTTACTTGGCAGCAAACACGAGCTGCAACCCTAACGTTAACATCAGGCTCAACTGGCGTACCTAAAGCGGCTGTTCATACTGCCGAAAATCATCTTGCTAGTGCTGAAGGGTTACTTGAAGTGATGGATTTTGGCAGCGATGACAGTTGGTTGTTATCTTTACCCTTGTTTCATATTTCAGGGCTCGCCATTCTTTGGCGCTGGTTATACCGAGGTGCCAAGCTGGTGGTTACAGAGCCTGCCTGTTTTGAGCATTCACTGACTATGGTGACGCATGCTTCTCTCGTGCCGACGCAACTTCAGCGTTTATTAGCCTCTAAGCATGGTAAGGGCAGTGGCACTTTAGTCTTAAAACAAGTGTTATTGGGTGGCGCGGCTATTCCTGCTAGCTTAACAGATGCCGCTGAATGTATTGGTATTAGCTGCTGGTGTGGTTACGGTATGACAGAGATGGGTTCGACCGTTACAGCAAAAAAAGCAGATGCGAGTGGGGGGGTAGGCACTGTTTTAGGCAACCGTAACTTTATGATTAAAGACGGTGAAGTGTATGTTCAAGGTGCTAGCTTATGTCTGGGCTATTATCGTAATAAAATGATATTTCCAGCCTGTGACGGAGAGTGGTTTGCCACCCGTGATTTAGGCGAATGGCGAGGCAATGAACTGCACATTTTAGGGCGTGCTGATAACATGTTTATTTCTGGTGGCGAGAATATTCAACCAGAAGACGTCGAGAAAGTATTAATGACCCATGCTAGTGTTAGGCAAGCCTTTGTATTGCCAATGGATGATGCAGAATTTGGGCAACGACCAATCGCAATCGTAGATACCGACTCGGTATTATCGAATGATGTTATTGCATCACTAGAAATCCACATGACGGACAACATCGTGAGTTTTAAGCGACCGATTCGTTACCTAGCATTGCCAAAGGAACTAGCGACATCGGGTATTAAGGTGTCACGTAAGCAGTTAAGCGAGTGGTTAGCGCAGCAGTCTTAA
- the menC gene encoding o-succinylbenzoate synthase — translation MRSAKLYQYQLPMDSGVILRTQRLATREGWIVELRDGDKVGFGEIAPLPEFSHETVEQAGEQAKQLLESWIQGETIDLSQALPSVAFGLSMAMLEQASELPMKGNYLVAPLCSGDPDDLIVRLNEMPGEKVAKIKVGMYEAVRDGIVVNMFIEAIPDVRLRLDANRKWTPIKAQQFAKYVKPEHRAGIAFLEEPCKTPEDSLAFSLETGINIAWDETVRDEGFEVKAEPGVVAIIIKPTLVGSVQRCMDLVKQAHAVGLTAVISSSMESSLGLNQLARFAEWQTPGVIPGLDTMQLFKAQLETSWPDCDLPKTALSDLEVVWQK, via the coding sequence ATTCGTAGCGCGAAATTATATCAATACCAACTGCCTATGGATTCAGGTGTTATTCTTCGCACTCAACGCCTAGCAACACGTGAAGGTTGGATAGTTGAATTACGTGATGGCGATAAAGTTGGTTTCGGTGAGATTGCACCTTTACCTGAGTTTAGTCATGAAACTGTCGAGCAAGCAGGTGAGCAAGCAAAACAGTTACTTGAAAGCTGGATTCAAGGTGAAACCATTGACTTATCACAAGCGCTGCCATCGGTTGCGTTTGGTTTGAGCATGGCAATGTTAGAGCAGGCTTCAGAGTTACCAATGAAAGGTAATTATTTAGTTGCACCATTATGTTCTGGCGATCCTGATGATTTGATCGTTCGCTTGAACGAAATGCCAGGTGAGAAAGTCGCAAAGATTAAAGTCGGTATGTATGAAGCGGTGCGTGATGGCATCGTGGTAAATATGTTTATTGAAGCGATTCCTGATGTACGTTTGCGTTTAGACGCAAACCGTAAGTGGACGCCGATTAAAGCCCAGCAATTTGCGAAGTATGTGAAGCCTGAACACCGTGCTGGTATTGCGTTCTTAGAAGAGCCTTGCAAGACACCAGAAGACAGCTTGGCGTTTTCTCTAGAGACAGGAATCAACATCGCATGGGATGAAACGGTGCGTGATGAAGGCTTTGAAGTAAAAGCTGAACCTGGCGTAGTTGCGATTATCATCAAACCAACGTTAGTGGGCTCTGTGCAGCGTTGTATGGATTTAGTTAAGCAAGCGCATGCGGTAGGGCTTACGGCTGTGATTAGCTCTAGTATGGAGTCTAGCCTTGGCTTAAATCAGTTAGCACGCTTTGCTGAATGGCAAACACCGGGCGTTATTCCTGGTTTAGATACGATGCAACTCTTTAAGGCGCAACTTGAAACATCGTGGCCTGATTGTGATTTACCGAAAACAGCATTGTCTGATTTAGAGGTGGTATGGCAGAAGTAA
- the menH gene encoding 2-succinyl-6-hydroxy-2,4-cyclohexadiene-1-carboxylate synthase: MRLYSETFGSLNNESQPTLVFLHGLLGSGQDWRHVVNTLSSGYPCITIDLPGHGKSQMVQAIDFAHVNQLILQTLLHRNIEQYVLIGYSMGARLAMYHAASIHPNAVPHSGVKSACKKTPQLMGVVIEGGHFGLPRTECATRFANDQKWAQRFTYEPLSLVLPDWYQQAVFSSLNHDQRQSLVLKRSGNLGSGVARMLLATSLAKQPQLLQIMEALVLPTIYVCGERDKKFKRLVEDTQLQYQVIASAGHNVHVEQPYAFSMAINNFVKQIGINHG; the protein is encoded by the coding sequence ATGCGACTTTACTCTGAAACCTTTGGCTCGCTAAACAACGAATCACAACCCACGTTAGTGTTTCTACATGGTTTATTAGGGTCGGGCCAAGATTGGCGTCATGTGGTGAATACATTATCGTCAGGGTACCCTTGTATTACGATTGATTTACCTGGGCACGGTAAAAGCCAGATGGTGCAGGCCATCGACTTTGCTCACGTTAATCAGCTTATTCTTCAAACCTTGCTACATCGTAATATTGAACAGTACGTGTTGATTGGCTATTCAATGGGTGCACGATTAGCGATGTACCATGCGGCATCCATACATCCTAATGCCGTTCCGCATTCAGGCGTGAAGTCAGCGTGCAAAAAAACACCACAATTAATGGGTGTTGTTATAGAAGGTGGGCATTTTGGACTGCCACGAACAGAATGTGCGACAAGGTTTGCAAATGATCAAAAGTGGGCGCAGCGTTTTACATATGAGCCACTTAGCCTCGTTTTACCTGACTGGTATCAACAAGCGGTATTTTCGTCACTGAATCATGACCAAAGACAAAGCTTAGTACTGAAACGCAGTGGTAATCTTGGTTCTGGTGTTGCACGTATGCTGCTGGCTACATCATTAGCGAAGCAACCACAATTACTACAAATAATGGAAGCATTAGTTTTGCCGACCATTTATGTGTGTGGCGAGCGAGACAAAAAATTTAAACGTTTGGTCGAAGACACCCAGTTACAGTATCAGGTGATCGCATCGGCGGGGCATAATGTGCATGTTGAGCAACCTTATGCATTCAGCATGGCAATCAATAATTTTGTAAAACAGATTGGAATTAATCATGGCTAA